Proteins from a single region of Deltaproteobacteria bacterium CG11_big_fil_rev_8_21_14_0_20_49_13:
- a CDS encoding transcriptional regulator — MKKKTNFDLSRMCKAFGHPIRMQIVKHLKGANKCVCGKIVDILPIAQATVSQHIKVLKEAGIISGKISGPSTCYCIDKGALKEFKRMVREL, encoded by the coding sequence ATGAAAAAGAAAACAAACTTCGATCTGAGCCGAATGTGCAAGGCGTTCGGCCACCCCATTAGAATGCAGATAGTAAAACACCTTAAAGGGGCCAATAAGTGCGTTTGCGGAAAGATAGTCGATATTCTTCCAATAGCCCAGGCGACTGTAAGTCAGCATATCAAGGTCTTAAAAGAAGCGGGGATTATAAGCGGAAAGATAAGCGGGCCTAGCACCTGCTACTGCATTGATAAAGGGGCGTTAAAGGAATTTAAGAGGATGGTCAGGGAACTTTGA
- a CDS encoding ferredoxin, with translation MKGFRYLEDASTLKLDKEACIGCGMCMNVCPHRVFELSSKKVEIVDKDACMECGACSMNCPVNALSVTPGVGCASYILQTWFKKDKASCGCGGPACC, from the coding sequence ATGAAAGGGTTCAGATATCTAGAAGATGCTTCAACATTAAAACTGGACAAAGAGGCATGCATAGGCTGCGGTATGTGCATGAACGTATGTCCTCATCGCGTGTTTGAGCTTAGTTCCAAAAAGGTCGAGATCGTTGACAAAGATGCCTGTATGGAATGCGGCGCCTGCTCAATGAACTGTCCCGTGAACGCATTGAGCGTTACACCCGGCGTCGGTTGTGCATCATATATACTTCAAACGTGGTTCAAGAAAGACAAGGCTTCCTGTGGATGCGGCGGGCCGGCTTGTTGCTAA
- a CDS encoding FAD-dependent oxidoreductase gives MYRPKIVIIGAGFGGLAAAKALSKENVDVTIIDRNNFHTFLPLLYQVSSAEIEESSIIYPIRGIINRYKNVDFVLGEVLNINFTEKKVAIPGRELFYEHLILATGSDNNFYNTEGAAENTFTIKTLDEGIALRNHILTLFELADHETDPAERKKLLTFVVIGAGATGIEFTAAFAELVRGPLKKDYKHLNFGEVSIVLIDSRDRLVYYMPETLSDFLAKRLKKLGVTIRHEVRALKITSGSIILNNGETIRTATVVWTAGVAAATYFKEFGIEFGANGRIKILPTLEIEGTKNAYAIGDVAGELAMIAPVAIQQGRKAAENILREIYGKRPVTFAYKDKGFMMVAGRNSGIARIGNFYFKGFWGWFMWLFAHIFWLIGFKNRSSVLFNWAWDYFFFDRMIRLIHPTCKRLCRTK, from the coding sequence ATGTATCGTCCAAAGATAGTGATAATCGGCGCCGGGTTCGGAGGTCTTGCCGCGGCAAAGGCCTTAAGCAAGGAAAACGTCGACGTCACGATAATAGATAGGAACAATTTTCACACGTTCCTCCCGCTTTTATACCAAGTGTCGTCTGCTGAAATCGAAGAATCTTCTATTATCTACCCGATAAGGGGGATCATTAATAGATATAAGAACGTCGATTTTGTCCTTGGCGAGGTCTTGAACATTAATTTTACCGAAAAGAAGGTGGCAATTCCCGGTCGCGAACTTTTCTACGAACATCTGATACTTGCAACAGGAAGCGATAACAATTTTTATAACACCGAAGGCGCTGCCGAGAACACATTCACGATCAAAACGCTGGATGAAGGTATCGCGCTTCGAAACCACATTCTAACTCTCTTTGAACTCGCCGATCATGAAACGGACCCCGCTGAGAGAAAAAAACTTTTAACCTTTGTTGTGATCGGCGCCGGCGCCACAGGAATAGAATTTACCGCCGCATTTGCAGAACTTGTTCGCGGTCCCTTAAAAAAAGATTACAAACACCTTAACTTCGGTGAGGTCTCTATCGTTCTAATAGATAGCCGCGACAGGCTTGTCTATTACATGCCGGAGACGTTGAGTGATTTCCTTGCAAAGCGTTTAAAGAAATTGGGTGTAACGATAAGACATGAGGTGCGGGCCTTAAAAATAACAAGTGGCTCCATTATATTAAATAACGGCGAGACCATTCGAACGGCGACCGTTGTATGGACCGCCGGCGTTGCTGCGGCAACTTATTTTAAAGAGTTCGGCATCGAGTTCGGCGCCAACGGAAGGATAAAGATACTTCCAACGCTTGAAATTGAGGGGACTAAGAACGCCTATGCGATAGGGGATGTCGCCGGCGAGCTTGCGATGATAGCCCCGGTCGCCATCCAGCAGGGACGCAAGGCGGCGGAGAACATCTTAAGAGAGATATACGGCAAAAGGCCGGTAACGTTCGCGTACAAGGACAAAGGTTTTATGATGGTTGCGGGGAGAAATTCGGGCATAGCAAGGATAGGAAATTTCTACTTCAAGGGTTTTTGGGGCTGGTTCATGTGGCTCTTTGCCCACATATTCTGGCTCATTGGTTTTAAGAACAGGTCCTCGGTCCTTTTTAACTGGGCATGGGACTATTTCTTCTTCGACCGGATGATACGCCTCATCCACCCGACATGTAAAAGGCTTTGCAGGACAAAGTAG
- the ispE gene encoding 4-(cytidine 5'-diphospho)-2-C-methyl-D-erythritol kinase, whose translation MKILAPAKINIVLRVLGRRPDGYHDLFMLNEKLTVADEITIEAGNHASCVMPHASDIPITITCDDASVPCDETNICHKVAKAILCQQGQSDQQCRQSIKIHIKKNIPVAAGLGGGSSDGAAVLKGINEILDLKLSNENLAEIGVKLGADVPLFLYDGPAICEGIGDKITTLKKLPNMWILLVNPNFPVSTKWVYEEFDKLQGLQLTEQNQGVSSLPSPAEDLLAGRDFKGLDDLAKVVHNDLELVTVAKYPEIGEIKKMIKGRGAVHSWMSGSGPTVVGMFENEKMCHVAAEKMRAHDPSWLVIETQN comes from the coding sequence ATGAAGATACTGGCACCGGCAAAGATAAATATCGTCCTTAGGGTCCTTGGAAGAAGGCCCGACGGGTATCACGATCTCTTCATGCTCAACGAAAAGCTGACCGTTGCGGATGAGATAACCATTGAAGCAGGAAATCATGCTTCATGCGTCATGCCTCATGCTTCGGATATTCCTATCACCATTACTTGCGACGATGCGAGCGTTCCGTGCGACGAAACGAATATCTGCCATAAGGTGGCCAAAGCGATTCTTTGCCAGCAAGGCCAGTCAGACCAGCAATGCCGGCAAAGCATAAAAATTCACATTAAAAAAAATATTCCCGTTGCCGCAGGGTTGGGCGGAGGGTCATCCGATGGCGCTGCGGTCCTCAAAGGGATCAACGAAATTCTTGACTTGAAGCTTTCGAACGAAAATCTAGCCGAAATAGGGGTAAAGCTTGGGGCGGACGTCCCTCTCTTCTTATATGATGGACCCGCCATCTGCGAGGGGATTGGAGATAAGATAACCACATTAAAGAAGCTTCCTAACATGTGGATATTGCTAGTAAATCCAAATTTTCCCGTATCCACCAAGTGGGTCTATGAGGAATTTGATAAATTGCAAGGTTTGCAATTGACAGAACAAAATCAGGGTGTTAGTAGCTTGCCCTCGCCCGCCGAGGATTTGTTGGCGGGGCGCGATTTCAAGGGGTTAGACGATCTGGCCAAAGTTGTCCACAATGACCTTGAGCTTGTTACGGTTGCTAAATACCCTGAGATTGGCGAAATAAAAAAGATGATCAAAGGCCGCGGCGCCGTTCATTCATGGATGAGCGGTAGTGGTCCGACCGTCGTTGGCATGTTTGAAAATGAGAAAATGTGTCATGTTGCCGCAGAAAAGATGCGCGCCCATGACCCAAGCTGGCTGGTGATCGAAACGCAGAATTGA
- a CDS encoding phosphoribosylpyrophosphate synthetase yields the protein MPHFKDLKIFSGSANRPLAEEIASYLGTKLGKADVKHFSDGETWVEIGENVRGMDVFIIQPTCNPANEHLMELLIMVDAMKRSSAGRITAVIPYYGYARQERKVQPRTPISAKLVADLLTAAGVDRVLALDLHAGQIQGFFNIPVDHLFAMPVALEFIQKNIGNHLVVVSPDAGGAERARAYAKKLSAPMAMIDKRRSAPNVSEVMNVVGDVNDRTAVIVDDMIDTGGTLVKAAESLIKNGAKAVYACATHGVLSGGAHEKIEGSCLAGVAITNSIPLSGKSSKIKVLSVAPLLGEAIKRIHQADSVSSLFI from the coding sequence ATGCCACACTTTAAAGATTTAAAGATTTTTTCGGGAAGCGCAAACCGCCCGCTGGCGGAAGAGATAGCGTCGTATCTCGGCACCAAGCTGGGAAAGGCCGACGTCAAACATTTTTCCGACGGCGAGACATGGGTTGAGATAGGGGAGAACGTCAGAGGCATGGACGTATTCATCATTCAGCCCACATGCAATCCGGCTAACGAGCATTTGATGGAGCTACTTATCATGGTGGATGCCATGAAGCGCTCCAGCGCCGGAAGGATAACGGCGGTTATCCCTTATTACGGATACGCAAGGCAGGAGAGAAAGGTTCAGCCAAGAACGCCTATCAGCGCCAAGCTTGTTGCCGATCTTTTGACGGCGGCCGGGGTTGACAGGGTGCTGGCGCTTGACCTCCATGCCGGACAGATACAGGGTTTCTTTAATATTCCGGTGGACCATCTTTTTGCAATGCCGGTAGCGCTGGAATTTATTCAGAAGAACATCGGCAATCATCTTGTGGTCGTTTCCCCAGATGCCGGCGGGGCCGAAAGGGCAAGGGCTTATGCCAAGAAGCTTTCTGCACCTATGGCAATGATAGATAAACGACGTTCCGCACCCAACGTTAGCGAAGTGATGAACGTGGTCGGAGACGTGAACGACAGAACGGCGGTCATAGTTGATGATATGATAGACACTGGCGGGACCCTTGTTAAGGCGGCCGAGTCCCTGATCAAGAACGGCGCAAAGGCCGTTTATGCATGCGCCACGCATGGCGTGCTTTCGGGCGGCGCCCATGAAAAAATAGAAGGCTCGTGCCTTGCGGGAGTTGCAATTACAAATTCGATACCACTTAGCGGCAAGTCATCCAAGATAAAGGTCTTATCTGTGGCTCCGCTTTTGGGCGAGGCTATCAAAAGGATCCATCAGGCGGATTCGGTATCTTCGCTCTTTATCTAA
- a CDS encoding 50S ribosomal protein L25 produces MERVSLDVSKRNEGKSSARAVRNAAMVPGILYGKNVKPMTISVNEKALETAVKTKAGMNVLFDLNIESGEKTVARIADYQACAIKRNFTHVDFAVVDITKKISVEIPLHFEGKAKGVIEGGVLIMDRRTLEVKCLPLAIPEFISIDITELDIGDGIHLNELKLPEGVECAHDVNFGIVSVVAPMKEEVVVPTAEAVVAEGAAAPAAGAAPGAAPGSVPGAAPGTAPAAGAKSAPGSAPAAGAKQEKK; encoded by the coding sequence ATGGAAAGAGTATCATTAGACGTCAGCAAAAGAAACGAAGGAAAGAGCAGCGCACGCGCTGTCCGTAATGCCGCCATGGTCCCCGGCATTCTTTACGGAAAGAACGTAAAGCCCATGACCATCTCGGTCAACGAAAAGGCGCTTGAAACTGCCGTAAAGACAAAGGCAGGCATGAACGTTCTTTTCGATCTCAACATCGAAAGCGGAGAAAAAACTGTGGCACGCATCGCCGATTATCAGGCCTGCGCTATTAAAAGGAACTTTACACATGTCGACTTTGCGGTCGTCGATATCACCAAGAAGATATCGGTCGAAATTCCTCTGCATTTCGAAGGAAAGGCAAAGGGCGTGATAGAGGGCGGAGTGCTCATTATGGACCGCCGTACTCTAGAAGTGAAATGTTTGCCTTTGGCCATACCGGAATTTATTTCTATCGATATCACAGAGCTTGATATAGGAGACGGTATCCATTTGAACGAGCTCAAGCTTCCCGAAGGCGTTGAATGCGCACACGATGTGAACTTTGGTATTGTTTCGGTCGTTGCCCCGATGAAGGAAGAGGTGGTGGTCCCGACGGCAGAGGCAGTTGTTGCCGAAGGTGCGGCGGCCCCTGCGGCTGGAGCGGCGCCTGGAGCGGCGCCCGGTTCAGTCCCTGGTGCGGCTCCCGGTACGGCTCCTGCGGCTGGTGCAAAATCTGCCCCTGGCTCGGCCCCTGCGGCTGGTGCAAAACAGGAAAAGAAATGA
- a CDS encoding aminoacyl-tRNA hydrolase, which produces MKLLVGLGNPGKKYCNTRHNVGFDVVGLVAEKFEVKLDKKKFNAFFGIVRTGEVDVLIAKPQTFMNLSGGAVAPLAGYYKVTPTDILVVQDDIDMPFAKIKFAKSSGAGGHNGISSIIDDLGTDEFWRLKIGVGRPKDGLEAADHVLDGFEPEEKGVMDKLIKISAEAATEFLTHGPDIAMQKYNNTLVPA; this is translated from the coding sequence ATGAAATTATTAGTAGGCCTTGGCAATCCAGGAAAGAAATACTGCAACACCCGGCACAACGTCGGGTTCGATGTGGTCGGCCTTGTTGCCGAAAAGTTCGAAGTTAAGCTGGACAAAAAGAAGTTCAATGCGTTCTTTGGAATCGTAAGAACAGGCGAAGTGGATGTTTTGATAGCCAAGCCTCAGACCTTCATGAACCTCTCCGGCGGCGCCGTGGCTCCGCTGGCAGGATATTACAAGGTGACGCCGACCGACATCCTAGTGGTTCAGGACGATATCGACATGCCGTTCGCCAAGATAAAATTCGCGAAGAGCTCGGGTGCCGGCGGTCACAACGGCATATCATCCATAATAGATGACCTTGGCACCGACGAATTCTGGAGGCTGAAGATAGGCGTCGGGCGGCCAAAAGACGGTTTGGAAGCCGCCGACCATGTGCTCGACGGGTTCGAACCGGAAGAAAAAGGCGTGATGGATAAACTGATTAAAATATCGGCGGAGGCCGCAACTGAGTTTTTAACGCATGGCCCGGACATAGCCATGCAAAAATATAACAATACCTTGGTCCCGGCATAG
- the rpsF gene encoding 30S ribosomal protein S6 — translation MREYEVVYILDPALTDAEVQRSIDKMTEIITRHGGAILRLQNMGKKTLAYKINKQSKGHYIAVDFCADNTTIGEMERVLKLDERVLRYLSIKLGEDVEVETRRKEIIEEAELLAKTLELNAQRERDARQGSQAPQEHVEERA, via the coding sequence ATGAGAGAGTACGAAGTGGTCTATATATTAGACCCTGCGTTAACGGACGCAGAAGTGCAACGCTCGATCGACAAAATGACCGAGATCATAACCCGCCACGGCGGGGCCATTCTCCGTTTACAGAACATGGGCAAGAAGACACTTGCCTACAAGATCAACAAGCAGTCAAAAGGCCATTACATAGCCGTCGACTTCTGTGCCGACAATACGACGATCGGTGAGATGGAGCGCGTGCTAAAGCTCGACGAAAGAGTGCTTCGTTATTTGAGCATTAAGCTCGGTGAAGATGTAGAGGTCGAAACACGTAGAAAAGAGATAATCGAAGAGGCCGAACTCCTCGCCAAAACTCTCGAGCTGAACGCGCAGAGAGAAAGAGACGCAAGACAGGGAAGCCAAGCCCCACAAGAGCATGTGGAGGAGAGAGCATGA
- the rpsR gene encoding 30S ribosomal protein S18 — protein MPRRFNKDDKKGPRKGPNRFGPQRKRTCRFCADKMLKLDYKNPQQMGLYISERGKILPRRFTGACAKHQRFITLAVKRARILAVVPFSSVQTR, from the coding sequence ATGCCTAGAAGATTCAATAAGGACGATAAGAAGGGCCCGCGCAAGGGTCCCAACCGTTTCGGTCCGCAAAGAAAACGCACATGCAGGTTCTGTGCAGACAAGATGCTGAAGCTCGACTATAAGAACCCTCAGCAGATGGGTCTTTATATCTCCGAGCGCGGTAAGATCCTTCCCAGAAGGTTCACCGGCGCATGCGCAAAACATCAGAGATTCATTACCTTGGCCGTGAAACGCGCAAGGATATTGGCAGTTGTTCCGTTCTCATCGGTACAGACAAGGTAA
- a CDS encoding 50S ribosomal protein L9, translating to MEVILREEVAGLGKAGELVKVRDGFARNFLIPQKKAIFADPKNIKMLEHQRQVAEAGEKKVKKLAEDLAAKLASLSLTIEKEAGEEEKLFGSVTTKDIADVLRKNGHAMDKRSIHLKDPIKQIGVYDVEVKLHSQVTCTIKVWVVKKA from the coding sequence ATGGAAGTCATTTTAAGAGAAGAAGTGGCAGGACTTGGAAAGGCCGGGGAGCTGGTAAAGGTAAGGGACGGTTTCGCCCGCAACTTCCTTATCCCTCAGAAAAAGGCCATCTTTGCCGATCCTAAAAACATAAAGATGCTTGAACACCAGAGACAGGTGGCCGAGGCCGGCGAGAAGAAGGTGAAAAAGTTGGCGGAGGATCTGGCCGCAAAATTGGCAAGCCTTTCTTTAACGATCGAAAAAGAGGCTGGCGAAGAGGAGAAGCTTTTCGGTTCTGTTACCACAAAGGATATTGCTGACGTTCTCAGAAAGAACGGTCACGCGATGGACAAGAGGAGCATTCACCTTAAAGACCCCATCAAGCAGATCGGCGTTTACGATGTCGAAGTAAAGCTTCATTCACAGGTAACCTGTACGATCAAGGTCTGGGTAGTTAAAAAAGCCTAA